In a genomic window of Hippoglossus stenolepis isolate QCI-W04-F060 chromosome 15, HSTE1.2, whole genome shotgun sequence:
- the bud13 gene encoding BUD13 homolog, which translates to MAASAGRSEGTELSRAEYLKRYLSTDEDAKKSKGKLKKKRSKVPERGLKIVDDDIDWKQMVAEEQEDEEDEEEAPVVAEMIDDRPEEVKQLEAFRTGNRWKVIGADEDNDSSGSQHDSPDASPTRRDRHDSPDISPPREGRHDSLDISSPRRDRHDSPDLSPSRQHSKKSGKGQSKDSSPTGRQPSKKRSPDPSGSPLTKRDQNRHDSDSDQSPPRKKPVKVDATDLDQSPPRRRSKRKQEPDTDQSPPRRRPKSGRDSDEDLSPPRRPGQSQGLLSGGHAGLVSVDVLRKEKEENRRREKKNKPLEDESRNAQTVFRDKSGKRRDLESEREEQKRKAGVKAAKDEKYAQWGRGLAQGQMHQQNLEDAMHEVHKPLARHSDDKDLDRMLREQERDGDPMAAMLRRKKVRSTNMPAKPQYKGPPPPPNRFNLPPGYRWDGVDRSNGFEKKRYSRIADKKAVQDAAYKWSVEDM; encoded by the exons ATGGCCGCCTCCGCTGGACGCAGTGAGGGAACAGAACTTTCGAGAGCGGAATACTTAAAACGATATTTATCTACTGATGAAGATGCCAAGAAATCAAAAGGGAAGCTTAAAAAGAAACGAAGTAAGGTCCCGGAGAGAGG actGAAAATAGTAGACGACGATATAGACTGGAAACAGATGgtggcagaggagcaggaggatgaagaggacgaagaggaggctCCAGTG GTTGCTGAGATGATTGATGATCGACCAGAAGAGGTCAAACAGCTGGAAGCCTTCAGAACCGGCAATAGATGGAAAGTGATTGGAG CTGATGAAGATAACGACTCAAGCGGAAGTCAACATGACTCTCCAGACGCATCTCCAACCAGAAGAGATCGCCACGACTCTCCGGACATATCTCCTCCCAGGGAAGGTCGCCACGACTCTCTGGATATATCTTCTCCCAGGAGAGATCGCCATGACTCGCCAGACTTGTCACCTTCACGTCAACACTCCAAGAAATCAGGGAAGGGACAAAGTAAAG ATTCTTCACCCACTGGAAGACAGCCTAGTAAAAAACGCTCACCTGATCCTTCTGGCTCACCACTGACAAAGAGGGATCAGAACAGGCATGATTCAGACTCTGATCAGTCTCCTCCAAGGAAAAAGCCAGTAAAGGTAGACGCTACAGACCTCGACCAGTCTCCTCCAAGGAGGCgctcaaaaagaaaacaagaaccTGATACTGATCAGTCTCCACCCAGGAGGCGGCCAAAGAGTGGAAGGGACTCAGATGAAGATCTGTCACCTCCTCGTAGGCCTGGCCAGTCACAG GGGCTGCTTTCTGGTGGACATGCAGGTCTGGTTTCTGTAGAtgttttaaggaaagagaaggaagagaaccgccgcagagaaaaaaagaacaagccGCTGGAAG ATGAATCACGTAATGCCCAGACCGTGTTCCGAGACAAGAGTGGTAAAAGGAGAGATCTGGAATCggagagagaagaacagaagagGAAAGCCGGAGTAAAAGCAGCAAAGGATGAGAAATATGCCCAGTGGGGGAGAGG GTTGGCCCAGGGCCAGATGCATCAGCAGAATCTTGAGGATGCAATGCATGAAGTCCATAAGCCGCTGGCACGTCACTCCGATGACAAGGACCTTGATCGTATGTTGAGAGAGCAGGAAAGGGATGGAGATCCGATGGCTGCGATGCTCAGACGGAAAAAAGTTCGGAGCACAAATATGCCAGCAAAACCTCAGTATAAAggaccaccaccacctccaaaCCGATTCAATCTTCCACCAGGATATCGCTGGGATGGAGTTGAcag GTCAAATGGTTTTGAGAAGAAACGCTACTCGAGGATAGCAGATAAAAAAGCTGTCCAGGACGCGGCTTATAAATGGAGCGTGGAGGACATGTAA
- the snrnp35 gene encoding U11/U12 small nuclear ribonucleoprotein 35 kDa protein — protein MDKGSFHHGVFLWTDAQLPVTLREHSGAHGRKETLVASFRVRMVDWNPIAKVYDPLKAGSIDGTDLEPHDRAVWRAMGARYKPNKGVAGDPLLILFVSRLNPQTTEEKLHQVFSKYGDIQRLRLVRDIVTGFSKRYAFIEYKEERSVVRARRDANKLVVDQYEVFVDFEQERTLKGWLPRRLGGGQGGKKESGQLRFGGRDRPFRKPINLAVGLVQDRGGGGREWERHGARDREDRDRHREGDWGSRGRRDDRDRGRERDDRRYRDRSRHRDRR, from the coding sequence ATGGACAAGGGCTCGTTTCACCACGGGGTGTTTTTGTGGACGGACGCGCAGCTCCCGGTTACTCTCAGGGAACACTCTGGAGCTCATGGACGAAAGGAGACGCTTGTAGCTTCGTTTCGGGTAAGAATGGTTGACTGGAATCCCATAGCGAAGGTGTACGACCCGCTCAAAGCTGGCAGCATCGACGGGACGGACCTGGAGCCGCATGACCGGGCGGTGTGGAGGGCTATGGGTGCCCGATACAAGCCCAACAAGGGTGTCGCCGGAGATCCGCTGCTCATTCTTTTCGTGTCTCGTCTGAACCCCCAGACCACCGAGGAGAAGCTGCACCAGGTCTTCTCCAAGTACGGAGACATCCAGCGGCTCCGGCTGGTCCGGGACATCGTCACGGGCTTCTCCAAGAGATACGCCTTCATCGAGTACAAGGAGGAGCGCTCTGTGGTCCGGGCCCGCCGGGACGCCAACAAACTGGTGGTGGACCAGTACGAAGTGTTCGTGGACTTCGAACAGGAGAGGACCCTCAAGGGCTGGCTCCCGCGGCGGCTCGGTGGCGGCcagggagggaagaaggagTCCGGGCAGCTGCGGTTCGGCGGCAGGGACAGGCCGTTCCGTAAACCCATCAACCTCGCCGTGGGTCTGGTGCAGGACCGGGGAGGTGGAGGCAGGGAGTGGGAGAGACATGGGGCGAGAGACAGGGAGGACCGGGACCGACACAGGGAGGGGGACTggggcagcagagggaggagagatgaccgggacagaggcagagagagggacgaCCGCAGGTACCGGGACAGGAGCAGGCACCGGGACAGGAGGTGA
- the si:dkeyp-69c1.9 gene encoding uncharacterized protein si:dkeyp-69c1.9: MPVSRQDIQEPRDKMFIQNANPQQPLRHEFLLRGRPYRGELPSVAGFLLYPDTPAKMETTSQEAFCFRPVPRPDRVKGSHIAQSTQQESHCPHPPASRQTGRGNSSGDREPGEGATAVKNEQDTAEMQSQYQKDFPPQSSCRRRRTPALPQPDNIGINPAFRIEFNTVQRETYPGWPIMNPRYAGPAD; the protein is encoded by the exons ATGCCAGTGAGCCGACAAGACATTCAGGAGCCGAGAGACAAAATGTTCATCCAAAATGCCAACCCACAACAACCACTTCGCCACGAATTCCTTCTGCGTGGTCGACCCTACAGGGGGGAGCTGCCGTCTGTGGCAG GATTCCTCCTCTACCCGGACACTCCTGCTAAGATGGAGACCACGTCACAAGAGGCGTTCTGCTTCAGGCCAGTCCCACGACCAGACagagtcaaag GAAGCCATATCGCACAGAGCACACAGCAGGAGTCACACTGTCCTCATCCCCCCGCCTcgagacaaacaggaagaggaaacagcagcGGGGACAGGGAACCAGGGGAGGGAGCAACAGCAGTGAAAAATGAACAAGATACAGCAGAGATGCAGTCTCAGTATCAGAAGGATTTCCCTCCCCAGTCCTCCTGCCGCAGGAGGCGAACGCCCGCCCTCCCGCAGCCGGACAACATTGGCATCAACCCGGCCTTCAG GATCGAGTTTAACACAGTTCAAAGAGAGACGTACCCTGGTTGGCCCATCATGAACCCCAGGTATGCCGGGCCAGCGGACTGA
- the arhgap42a gene encoding rho GTPase-activating protein 42 has protein sequence MGLPTLEFSDSFLDSPEFRERLQCHEIELERTNRFIKDLIKDGNMLISALRSLSLAVQRFSQSLREFQFECTGDAETDDEVNIAQSLKEFSQLLSTMEEERKRLIQNADDVLISPLERFRKEQIGAVKDGKKQFDKETERYYSVLEKHLSLSSKKKESQLHEADSQMSKDRQVFYDASLQYVFKIQEVQERKKFEFVEPLLAFLQGLFTFYHEGYELASEFEPYKQQLQFNLQNARNNFESTRAEVERLMKRIRSAEEDFQAPSCFTMEGYLYIQEKRPLGSVWTRYYCTYEKSSKMFTMSNTETRPASRQNGVINGAPEMFRLRSCVRRKTDSIDKRFCFDIEVVERHGVITLQAVSEANRRLWMEAMDGKEPIYTLPSLLSKKEETFLNEAGFNFVKKCIELVENRGITTLGLYRTGGVNSKVQRLMTSVFAASAPSDMQLDADAWDNKTITSGLKNYFRCLAEPVLTYRLHKEFIKAAKYDDHKYRVRAIHALVHKLPEKNRTMLDLLTNHLHKVSSHSDQNLMTVSNLGMIFGPTLMRSQEETVAAMMNIKFQNIVVEIIIENHDKIFGEAPDLSVPLPQASSSRATPRRNKAICLSSGKRKARLYSPALCLADNDSDTFSSSPSTTPRGSQESLSSHSSEKNGLSQTSPPSSPAAEPSSSSPAPASPPLSPPASPPAASTDSHVHISSNEQDQKRLADSAASPHITPSSSWMSSQLTPAQQTSSVSSSMSSLVSAERTLSVKGNSTASLSSVKESRSPSRASTSTASTQHVSVERACSLRSGQPVPRASSISSLKSVHSVDQIDAPSNSSTLTETKVTDSTSRRTAYRMASSSSSSSSSLFPYQLSTSSSLTSLHISEDYKSCHGSVQSLVSLDPQGVRPARKPSHIRYGSDVTAKHSATISSNGYQRPGSLLSVRLPQRESSVFSSALDICSSGREAKALYSCEAEHSHELSFPQGALFSNVYPSVEPGWLQATYNGRTGLIPENYITYV, from the exons ATGGGTCTGCCGACGCTGGAGTTTAGTGATTCTTTCCTGGACAGTCCGGAGTTCAGGGAGCGACTGCAGTGCCACGAGATAGAGCTGGAGCGAACCAACAGGTTTATCAAAGACCTGATCAAAGACGGAAACATGCTCATATCTGCCCTCAGAA GTCTTTCTCTTGCTGTTCAGCGGTTCTCTCAGTCTCTCCGGGAGTTCCAGTTTGAATGTACTGGGGATGCTGAGACTGATGATGAGGTCAATATTG CTCAGTCCTTAAAGGAGTTCTCTCAGCTCTTGAGCACcatggaagaggagagaaaacgaCTA ATCCAGAACGCGGATGACGTGCTGATCTCACCGCTCGAGAGGTTTCGTAAGGAGCAGATTGGAGCTGTTAAG GATGGAAAGAAGCAGTttgacaaagagacagaaaggtACTACTCTGTCCTGGAGAAACACCTCAGTCTGTCCTCCAAGAAGAAGGAGTCCCAGCTGCACGAG GCTGACTCCCAGATGAGTAAGGACAGACAGGTTTTTTATGATGCATCACTGCAGTATGTGTTCAAGATCCAAGAAGTgcaggaaagaaagaagtttGAATTTGTGGAGCCG CTATTAGCTTTCCTGCAGGGTTTGTTTACATTCTACCACGAGGGCTATGAGCTGGCCAGTGAGTTTGAACCCTAcaagcagcagcttcagttcaACCTGcagaat GCTCGCAATAACTTTGAAAGTACACGTGCTGAGGTTGAGAGGCTGATGAAGAGGATCCGATCAGCAGAAGAAGACTTCCAAGCCCCCAGTTGTTTCACCATGGAGGGATATCTGTATATCCAGGAGAAAC GTCCGTTGGGCAGTGTGTGGACCAGATACTACTGCACGTATGAGAAAAGCTCCAAGATGTTCACCATGAGCAACACAGAGACCAGACCAGCCAGCAGACAG AATGGCGTGATTAACGGCGCACCAGAGATGTTCCGGCTGCGCTCGTGTGTCAGGAGGAAGACCGATTCCATTGACAAGCGCTTCTGCTTCGACATCGAGGTggtggagag acatgGCGTCATCACCCTGCAAGCTGTCTCTGAGGCCAACAGGCGGCTGTGGATGGAGGCAATGGATGGAAAAGAACCT ATCTACACTCTTCCTTCTTTACTTAGCAAAAAGGAGGAGA CATTTCTCAATGAGGCGGGCTTCAACTTTGTTAAGAAGTGTATTGAGCTGGTGGAAAACAGAG gCATCACCACGCTGGGACTGTATAGAACAGGAGGAGTCAACTCCAAAGTGCAGCGGCTGATGACGAGTGTGTTCG CCGCCTCGGCTCCCTCTGACATGCAGCTGGACGCAGACGCCTGGGACAACAAGACCATCACCAGCGGGCTTAAGAATTATTTCAG GTGTCTGGCAGAACCAGTACTGACCTACAGGCTGCATAAAGAGTTCATCAAGGCTGCAA AGTATGATGATCATAAATACAGAGTGAGAGCCATTCATGCTCTTGTTCACAAACtaccagaaaaaaacagaacgATGTTGGACCTCCTTACCAACCACCTCCACAA ggttTCCTCTCACAGTGACCAGAACCTGATGACCGTGTCCAACCTGGGAATGATCTTCGGCCCCACGTTGATGAGGTCACAGGAAGAGACGGTGGCCGCCATGATGAATATCAAGTTTCAGAACATTGTGGTGGAGATAATCATTGAAAACCATGACAAG ATATTTGGGGAGGCCCCGGACCTGTCGGTGCCGTTACCTCAGGCTTCGTCCTCTCGAGCGACTCCTCGGAGGAACAAGGCCATCTGCCTGTCATCAGGAAAGAGGAAGGCTCGTCTCTACTCTCCTGCCCTCTGCCTGGCTGACAATGACA GTGACACGTTTAGCAGCAGCCCTAGCACAACTCCGAGGGGCAGCCAAGAGTCTCTGTCCTCACACTCCTCTGAAAAGAACGGCTTGTCTCAGacctctcctccgtcctctcctgctgctgagcCCAGCTCATCCTCCCCGGCCCCTGCATCTCCCCCTTTATCTCCCCCTGCATCTCCCCCTGCAGCTTCCACCGATTCCCACGTCCACATTTCCTCAAACGAGCAGGATCAGAAACGTCTGGCAGACAGCGCTGCATCCCCTCACAtcactccttcctcttcctggaTGTCCTCCCAGCTCACTCCTGCCCAGCAgacttcctctgtgtcctcttccATGTCCTCTTTAGTCTCTGCAGAGAGGACCTTGTCTGTCAAAGGAAACTCCACTGCATCCTTGTCTTCTGTTAAAGAGTCGAGATCTCCCTCCCGAGCCTCCACATCCACCGCCTCCACTCAGCACGTGTCAGTGGAGCGCGCCTGCTCTCTCAGGTCGGGTCAACCTGTTCCAAGGGcatcctccatctcctctctgaaGAGCGTCCATTCAGTTGATCAAATAGATGCACCCAGTAACTCCTCCACCCTCACAGAAACCAAAGTGACGGACTCTACCTCACGCAGGACTGCCTACAGgatggcctcctcctcctcttcctcctcctcttcgttgTTTCCCTACCAactttccacttcctcctctctcacctccctgCACATCTCTGAGG ATTACAAAAGCTGTCATGGATCGGTTCAGAGTCTCGTGTCGCTTGACCCACAAGGCGTGAGACCTGCACGCAAACCCTCACACATCCGCTATGGCTCCGATGTGACTGCCAAACACTCTGCGACCATATCCAGCAATGGTTACCAGAGACCTGGATCCCT ACTGTCAGTCAGACTGCCACAGCGTGAGAGCTCAGTCTTCTCCTCAGCTTTAGACATTTGTTCCTCAGGAAG GGAAGCAAAAGCTCTTTACTCCTGTGAAGCAGAGCACAGCCATGAGCTCAGTTTtccacagggggcgctgttctcAAACG TGTACCCGTCTGTGGAACCAGGTTGGCTTCAGGCGACGTACAATGGCAGAACAGGACTCATACCTGAAAACTACATCACCTACGTCTGA